Below is a genomic region from Pseudomonas svalbardensis.
ATCACCGTTTCGCCGGAAACAGGGCTTTCGCCACCGCAAGCGGCACCGGGAGGCGGTTCACTGCCGCGAATATACGGCATCTGCACGGCACCTGGGCAGTTGGCATCAGAGCCTTGTCCGGTACGCGAATCGACCCAGGCCTGAACAATGTTGTCTGGCTGCGGCATGTCCAGCGGCAACGGATCGGCCTTGCGCATGAAACTGGTCCAGACCTGCAACGCACCGGTGGCGCCGGTGAACGGAGTCTTGCCGTTGTCATCGCGACCCAGCCAGACCACTGCCAGCAGGTCCTGGCTGAAACCGGCAAACCAGCTGTCCCGCGAATCGTTACTGGTGCCGGTCTTGCCGGCCAGGGTCAGGGTTTTCGGCAACACGTTGTAAACCGAACTGCCGGTACCTTCACGCATGACCCGCTGCATGGCGCTCTGGATCAGGTAAATGGAGGCCGGATCGAAACGCTGCTGAATCTGGAACGGATAACGCTTGAGCGGTTCGCCTTCAGCGGTCAATACGCTACGGATCCCGCGCATCGGCGTATTGAAACCACCGTTGGCCAGGGTCTGGTACATCGTCGCCACTTCGATCGGGGTCAGACCGCCAGCGCCCAGCAACATCGACGGGAACGCCGGGAATTCGCGACTCACACCGAGACGCGCCAGGGTCTTCAGGACATTCGGTACGCCCACCGCCAACCCGAGACGCGCGGTCGACAGGTTGTAGGAATGTGCCAGCCCCTGATACAGGAATACGGTGCCATGGGAACGGCGATCGTAGTTCTGCGGCTTCCAGACTTGACCGTCCGCGCCTTTGACCGAGAAGGAATCGTCCGACAGCCAACTGGTCAATGTGTACTGGCTCGGCTTCTCAAGGGCTGTCAGATAAACCGCCGGTTTGATCAAAGAACCGATTGGTCGCACAGCATCCAGCGCACGGTTGAAGCCGGCAAAACCTGCCTGACGACTGCCAATCATGGCCTGGACTTCACCGGTTTCCGGGTTGGTCACGACCATGGCCGCTTCAACCTCATCGGAACCCTTGCGCCCGGAGAGTCTCTTGAAGGTGTCGTTGACCGACGCCTCGGCTTTCATCTGCAGGATCGGGTCGAAACTGGTGAAGATCCGCAGACCTTCCTCGGTCAAGTCTTCGTCGCGATAGTCTTCGCGCAGCTGACGCTTGACCAGATCGAGGAAGCCCGGGAACGAGCTATCCGCCAGGCTTCCGCGCTTGGTCACGCCCAACGGCATCTTCTTCGCGGCTTCGACTTGCTCGGCAGTGGCGACGCCCTGCTCCTGCAACACGTCGAGTACCAGGTTGCGTCGCTCAAGGGCACGCTCCGGATAACGGCGCGGATTATAAGAAGACGGCCCTTTGACCATGCCCACCAGCAACGCCACTTGATGCAGCTTCAGTTCTGCCAGCGGCTGGCTGAAGAAGAACTGGCTGGCCAGACCGAAACCGTGCACTGCACGCTGACCGTCCTGACCGATAAACACTTCGTTGAGGTAAGCCTCAAGGATTTCCGGTTTGTCGTAATGCAGCTCAAGCAGCAGCGCCATCATGGCTT
It encodes:
- the mrcB gene encoding penicillin-binding protein 1B, which codes for MTRTRSSRTSKKPPSKGLRPWLGWALKLSLVGLVVLAGFAVYLDAIVQEKFSGKRWTIPAKVYARPLELFVGQKLSKDDFLTELDALGYRRESVANGPGAASVNGNTVDLNTRGFQFYEGMEQAQPVRVRFSGDYVAELSATNGSKLSVVRLEPLLIGGLYPKNLEDRILIKIDQVPPYLLETLVAVEDRDFYHHFGVSPKSIARAIWVNGSSGRMRQGGSTLTQQLVKNFYLTNERSLSRKLTEAMMALLLELHYDKPEILEAYLNEVFIGQDGQRAVHGFGLASQFFFSQPLAELKLHQVALLVGMVKGPSSYNPRRYPERALERRNLVLDVLQEQGVATAEQVEAAKKMPLGVTKRGSLADSSFPGFLDLVKRQLREDYRDEDLTEEGLRIFTSFDPILQMKAEASVNDTFKRLSGRKGSDEVEAAMVVTNPETGEVQAMIGSRQAGFAGFNRALDAVRPIGSLIKPAVYLTALEKPSQYTLTSWLSDDSFSVKGADGQVWKPQNYDRRSHGTVFLYQGLAHSYNLSTARLGLAVGVPNVLKTLARLGVSREFPAFPSMLLGAGGLTPIEVATMYQTLANGGFNTPMRGIRSVLTAEGEPLKRYPFQIQQRFDPASIYLIQSAMQRVMREGTGSSVYNVLPKTLTLAGKTGTSNDSRDSWFAGFSQDLLAVVWLGRDDNGKTPFTGATGALQVWTSFMRKADPLPLDMPQPDNIVQAWVDSRTGQGSDANCPGAVQMPYIRGSEPPPGAACGGESPVSGETVMDWVKGWMN